A section of the Salminus brasiliensis chromosome 10, fSalBra1.hap2, whole genome shotgun sequence genome encodes:
- the ube2d1a gene encoding ubiquitin-conjugating enzyme E2 D1a isoform X4, translating to MGEDLFHWQATIMGPGDSPYQGGVFFLTIHFPTDYPFKPPKVAFTTKIYHPNINSNGSICLDILRSQWSPALTVSKVLLSICSLLCDPNPDDPLVPDIAHIYKSDKDKYNRLAREWTQKYAM from the exons ATGGGCGAAGACT tGTTTCACTGGCAGGCCACCATAATGGGACCA gGTGACAGTCCGTATCAGGGTGGTGTTTTCTTCCTCACTATTCACTTCCCTACGGACTACCCCTTTAAACCGCCGAAG GTTGCCTTCACGACGAAAATCTACCACCCGAATATCAACAGTAACGGCAGTATCTGTCTGGACATCCTGCGCTCACAGTGGAGTCCAGCCCTCACCGTGTCTAAAG TGTTGTTATCCATATGTTCGCTGCTGTGTGACCCAAACCCAGACGACCCTTTAGTTCCTGACATTGCGCACATCTACAAATCAGACAAAGACAA gTATAACCGACTGGCCAGAGAATGGACTCAGAAATACGCCATGTAA
- the ube2d1a gene encoding ubiquitin-conjugating enzyme E2 D1a isoform X2 yields the protein MSSNGCLRTHLSAGWREQSRLCWTDWRGKQDKSYRTCSETLLHNVQLDQWAKTMNETELSGGCAHSAVCCVAVFHWQATIMGPGDSPYQGGVFFLTIHFPTDYPFKPPKVAFTTKIYHPNINSNGSICLDILRSQWSPALTVSKVLLSICSLLCDPNPDDPLVPDIAHIYKSDKDKYNRLAREWTQKYAM from the exons atGTCATCTAATGGATGTTTGCGAACGCACTTATCAGCTGGATGGCGAGAACAAAGCCGGCTGTGTTGGACGGACTGGAGAGGAAAGCAGGACAA gagttACAGGACTTGCAGCGAGACCCTCCTTCACAATGTTCAGCTGGACCAATGGGCGAAGACT ATGAATGAAACGGAGTTAAGTGGCGGTTGTGCTCATtctgctgtgtgttgtgttgcagtGTTTCACTGGCAGGCCACCATAATGGGACCA gGTGACAGTCCGTATCAGGGTGGTGTTTTCTTCCTCACTATTCACTTCCCTACGGACTACCCCTTTAAACCGCCGAAG GTTGCCTTCACGACGAAAATCTACCACCCGAATATCAACAGTAACGGCAGTATCTGTCTGGACATCCTGCGCTCACAGTGGAGTCCAGCCCTCACCGTGTCTAAAG TGTTGTTATCCATATGTTCGCTGCTGTGTGACCCAAACCCAGACGACCCTTTAGTTCCTGACATTGCGCACATCTACAAATCAGACAAAGACAA gTATAACCGACTGGCCAGAGAATGGACTCAGAAATACGCCATGTAA
- the ube2d1a gene encoding ubiquitin-conjugating enzyme E2 D1a isoform X3 codes for MALKRIQKELQDLQRDPPSQCSAGPMGEDLFHWQATIMGPGDSPYQGGVFFLTIHFPTDYPFKPPKVAFTTKIYHPNINSNGSICLDILRSQWSPALTVSKVLLSICSLLCDPNPDDPLVPDIAHIYKSDKDKYNRLAREWTQKYAM; via the exons ATGGCTCTGAAAAGAATTCAGAAG gagttACAGGACTTGCAGCGAGACCCTCCTTCACAATGTTCAGCTGGACCAATGGGCGAAGACT tGTTTCACTGGCAGGCCACCATAATGGGACCA gGTGACAGTCCGTATCAGGGTGGTGTTTTCTTCCTCACTATTCACTTCCCTACGGACTACCCCTTTAAACCGCCGAAG GTTGCCTTCACGACGAAAATCTACCACCCGAATATCAACAGTAACGGCAGTATCTGTCTGGACATCCTGCGCTCACAGTGGAGTCCAGCCCTCACCGTGTCTAAAG TGTTGTTATCCATATGTTCGCTGCTGTGTGACCCAAACCCAGACGACCCTTTAGTTCCTGACATTGCGCACATCTACAAATCAGACAAAGACAA gTATAACCGACTGGCCAGAGAATGGACTCAGAAATACGCCATGTAA
- the ube2d1a gene encoding ubiquitin-conjugating enzyme E2 D1a isoform X1, which translates to MFTFWPVSPELARTSQQRLGDKDANAVKLQRAFWLNSSKLTSPSRTSVLNYGFFLGIFHYRGQTHLKMLYKQGSHHQKSIGCFKHVFVCVCVCVCVCVCVCVQELQDLQRDPPSQCSAGPMGEDLFHWQATIMGPGDSPYQGGVFFLTIHFPTDYPFKPPKVAFTTKIYHPNINSNGSICLDILRSQWSPALTVSKVLLSICSLLCDPNPDDPLVPDIAHIYKSDKDKYNRLAREWTQKYAM; encoded by the exons atgttcaCTTTTTGGCCTGTTAGTCCGGAACTGGCCAGAACGAGTCAGCAGAGGCTTGGGGATAAGGATGCTAATGCCGTCAAGCTGCAGCGCGCCTTCTGGCTGAATTCCTCCAAACTGACTTCACCCTCAAGGACGAGCGTCTTGAATTATGGATTTTTCCTTGGAATTTTCCATTACAGGGGgcaaacacatttgaaaatgcTGTACAAGCAGGGTTCTCATCACCAAAAGTCAATAGGCTGTTTTAAacatgtctttgtgtgtgtgtgtgtgtgtgtgtgtgtgtgtgtgtgtgtgtgtgtgcaggagttACAGGACTTGCAGCGAGACCCTCCTTCACAATGTTCAGCTGGACCAATGGGCGAAGACT tGTTTCACTGGCAGGCCACCATAATGGGACCA gGTGACAGTCCGTATCAGGGTGGTGTTTTCTTCCTCACTATTCACTTCCCTACGGACTACCCCTTTAAACCGCCGAAG GTTGCCTTCACGACGAAAATCTACCACCCGAATATCAACAGTAACGGCAGTATCTGTCTGGACATCCTGCGCTCACAGTGGAGTCCAGCCCTCACCGTGTCTAAAG TGTTGTTATCCATATGTTCGCTGCTGTGTGACCCAAACCCAGACGACCCTTTAGTTCCTGACATTGCGCACATCTACAAATCAGACAAAGACAA gTATAACCGACTGGCCAGAGAATGGACTCAGAAATACGCCATGTAA